A genomic window from Anas platyrhynchos isolate ZD024472 breed Pekin duck chromosome 13, IASCAAS_PekinDuck_T2T, whole genome shotgun sequence includes:
- the MAPKAPK3 gene encoding MAP kinase-activated protein kinase 3 isoform X2: MKPSLHTVQAQLLYDNPKARQEVEYHWRASGCPHIVHILDVYENIHHGKRCLLIVMECLEGGELFSRIQERGDQAFTEREASEIMRDIGTAIQYLHSMNIAHRDVKPENLLYTSKEKDAVLKLTDFGFAKETTVQNALQTPCYTPYYVAPEVLGPEKYDKSCDMWSLGVITYILLCGFPPFYSNTGQAISPGMKRRIRMGQYGFPNPEWAEVSEEAKQLIRHLLKTDPTERMTVSQFMNHPWINRSMAVPPTPLHTARVLQEDKDHWDEVKEEMTSALATMRVDYDQVKIKDLKTSNNRLLNKRRKKQKQASTSSAAPGCNNQ; the protein is encoded by the exons ATGAAACCATCTCTGCACACTGTGCAAGCACAG CTCCTGTATGACAACCCAAAAGCTCGTCAGGAAGTAGAGTATCACTGGCGGGCCTCAGGGTGTCCGCATATTGTCCACATCCTGGATGTTTATGAGAACATACATCATGGAAAGAGATGCCTCCTCATTGTCATGGAATG CTTGGAGGGAGGAGAGCTGTTTAGCAGGATCCAGGAGAGAGGAGATCAAGCTTTCACCGAGAGAG AGGCCTCTGAAATAATGAGAGACATCGGAACAGCCATCCAGTATCTTCATTCAATGAACATTGCCCATAGAGACGTCAAG CCTGAAAACCTGCTTTACACATCTAAAGAGAAGGATGCTGTACTCAAACTCACTGACTTCGGCTTTGCCAAAGAAACCACTGTACAAAATGCGCTGCAGACCCCTTGTTACACTCCTTACTATGTGG ctccAGAAGTCCTTGGTCCTGAGAAGTATGACAAATCATGCGACATGTGGTCTCTGGGTGTCATCACGTATATTCT CCTGTGTGGCTTCCCTCCATTCTACTCAAACACTGGACAAGCTATTTCTCCAGGGATGAAGAGAAGAATTCGGATGGGGCAGTATGGGTTTCCTAATCCAGAATGGGCTGAAGTATCAGAAGAAG CCAAACAACTGATTCGCCACTTACTGAAGACCGACCCAACAGAGAGGATGACAGTTTCTCAGTTTATGAATCACCCTTGGATTAAC aGATCAATGGCAGTGCCACCAACTCCTCTCCATACTGCACGGGTCCTGCAAGAGGATAAAGACCACTGGGATGAAGTTAAA GAGGAGATGACCAGCGCTTTGGCTACCATGAGAGTGGACTATGATCAGGTGAAAATTAAAGACTTGAAAACATCCAACAACCGCCTTCTGAACAAACGccgtaagaagcagaagcaggcaAGCACCtcttctgcagccccagggtgcAATAATCAATGA